A window of the Nibribacter ruber genome harbors these coding sequences:
- a CDS encoding GAF domain-containing protein produces MAENLLIDANLSKEEKYKALLPQIEALIGPETDLIANLANTMAALRQGFGFFWVGAYLVKEGELVLGPFQGPIACTRIPFHKGVCGACYTRQETIIVPDVEAFPGHIACSSDSKSEIVVPVMKNGEVVMVLDVDSDRLNDFDEVDQKYLEQLMKLAESWF; encoded by the coding sequence ATGGCAGAAAACCTGTTAATAGACGCAAACCTCAGCAAAGAGGAAAAATACAAAGCCTTGCTTCCGCAGATAGAGGCGCTGATTGGCCCAGAAACCGATTTGATTGCCAACCTGGCCAACACCATGGCGGCCCTGCGCCAGGGCTTCGGGTTTTTCTGGGTGGGCGCGTACTTGGTGAAGGAAGGCGAGTTGGTCTTAGGCCCGTTCCAGGGACCGATAGCCTGCACGCGCATTCCGTTCCACAAAGGCGTATGTGGTGCTTGCTATACCCGTCAAGAGACCATCATAGTGCCAGACGTAGAAGCGTTCCCCGGGCACATTGCCTGCAGTTCAGATTCCAAGTCTGAGATTGTGGTACCGGTCATGAAAAACGGCGAGGTAGTGATGGTCTTAGATGTGGACAGCGACCGCCTCAATGACTTTGACGAAGTAGACCAGAAATACTTGGAGCAGTTAATGAAGCTGGCTGAAAGCTGGTTTTAA
- the ribD gene encoding bifunctional diaminohydroxyphosphoribosylaminopyrimidine deaminase/5-amino-6-(5-phosphoribosylamino)uracil reductase RibD has product METVDEKFMQRALDLALLGEGFARPNPMVGCVVVHDGMITGEGWHQQYGGPHAEVNAINSVQDKSLLRQSRVYVTLEPCSHYGKTPPCADLLIKHGVQDVVICNTDPNPLVAGKGIQKLKDAGCTVTTGLLESKGLEVNKRFFKFQTQKRPYLVLKWAESSDGFIALPDYQACQISGALSQKLVHKWRTQEQAILVGTRTALHDNPTLNARHWHGPSPLRITIDKHLQLPATHHLLDNSHPTWVYTFAQKPSLSQTHFVTVSPELDVLDQMMQDLYQRQVQSVLVEGGTTLLDSFIQKGLWDEIRVFKSPKRLQSGIKGPQLPNLVATYKEKIGEDTLTIYRNQF; this is encoded by the coding sequence ATGGAAACGGTAGACGAAAAATTCATGCAACGCGCCCTGGATCTGGCGCTCTTAGGCGAAGGCTTTGCCAGACCCAATCCCATGGTGGGCTGCGTGGTTGTGCATGACGGCATGATCACTGGCGAAGGCTGGCACCAACAATACGGCGGCCCGCACGCCGAGGTCAACGCTATCAATAGCGTACAAGACAAAAGCCTGCTGCGCCAAAGCCGAGTGTACGTAACCTTGGAACCCTGCTCCCATTATGGCAAGACGCCACCCTGCGCAGATTTATTGATTAAACACGGCGTGCAGGATGTGGTGATTTGCAACACAGACCCAAATCCCCTAGTGGCCGGCAAAGGCATTCAAAAATTAAAAGATGCAGGCTGTACGGTCACTACTGGACTCCTTGAATCAAAAGGCTTAGAAGTCAACAAACGTTTCTTCAAGTTTCAGACGCAGAAAAGGCCTTATCTGGTTTTAAAGTGGGCAGAGTCTTCAGATGGTTTCATTGCGCTCCCAGACTACCAAGCCTGTCAAATCTCTGGGGCTTTGTCGCAGAAGCTGGTGCACAAATGGCGCACCCAAGAGCAGGCCATTCTGGTGGGCACGCGCACCGCCTTGCACGACAACCCCACACTCAACGCACGCCATTGGCATGGCCCTTCGCCGTTGAGAATCACCATTGACAAGCACCTGCAGCTACCGGCCACGCACCATCTGCTAGACAACTCCCACCCTACCTGGGTCTATACTTTTGCCCAGAAACCCAGCCTTTCCCAGACGCATTTCGTGACAGTCTCTCCTGAATTGGACGTGTTAGACCAAATGATGCAGGACTTGTACCAGCGGCAGGTGCAGTCTGTACTGGTGGAAGGCGGCACCACGTTGCTGGATTCTTTTATTCAGAAAGGCCTTTGGGACGAGATAAGAGTATTTAAATCTCCTAAACGCCTGCAAAGTGGCATTAAAGGTCCGCAGCTACCAAACCTTGTCGCCACTTATAAAGAGAAAATTGGCGAGGACACCTTGACCATCTACCGAAACCAATTCTAA
- the prmC gene encoding peptide chain release factor N(5)-glutamine methyltransferase, whose product MTIQNLLQTLTAQLETVYDANEARTITEWVLQHELKCSRFELLQQRLSEASAKLQDQVDGFLPRLLAQEPVQYVLGEASFYGREFLVSPAVLIPRSETEELVQMVIQEYKRHAEVKLLDIGTGSGCIPITLSLELPHAIVWGLDVSTEALTIARQNGLELAARVQWLHQDILQEVPAIAPASLDAVVSNPPYVLEEEKGLMRDNVLSFEPHLALFVPDHDPLLFYRRIADLALNQLKPQGKLFFEINERYAQETAAMLREWGYKMIEIKKDLRGKDRFVTASFV is encoded by the coding sequence ATGACTATTCAAAACCTACTGCAAACGCTCACGGCCCAACTGGAAACCGTCTACGACGCCAATGAAGCCAGAACCATTACGGAATGGGTGCTGCAGCATGAGTTGAAATGCTCCCGCTTTGAGCTGTTACAGCAGCGGCTTTCTGAGGCGTCTGCTAAATTGCAGGACCAAGTAGATGGCTTCTTGCCTAGGCTTCTGGCACAGGAACCTGTGCAGTACGTGTTGGGCGAGGCTTCTTTCTATGGTCGTGAGTTTCTGGTATCGCCAGCGGTATTGATTCCCAGGTCAGAGACAGAAGAGCTGGTGCAAATGGTCATTCAGGAGTATAAACGTCATGCAGAGGTAAAGTTGCTGGACATTGGCACCGGTAGTGGCTGTATACCTATTACACTGTCGCTGGAACTGCCTCATGCCATAGTCTGGGGCTTGGACGTTTCCACAGAGGCCCTTACTATTGCCAGGCAGAATGGACTGGAACTAGCCGCACGGGTCCAGTGGCTGCACCAAGACATTCTTCAGGAAGTGCCGGCTATTGCCCCGGCGTCTCTGGATGCGGTCGTTAGCAACCCACCGTATGTGCTGGAGGAGGAGAAAGGACTGATGCGAGACAATGTACTCTCGTTTGAACCTCATCTGGCTTTGTTCGTGCCTGATCATGATCCGCTGTTATTTTACCGCCGCATTGCAGATCTGGCCTTAAACCAGCTTAAACCCCAAGGCAAGCTATTCTTTGAGATCAATGAACGGTACGCGCAGGAAACTGCGGCCATGTTGCGGGAATGGGGGTACAAGATGATAGAAATCAAAAAAGATTTGCGCGGAAAAGATAGGTTTGTCACGGCTTCTTTCGTTTAG
- a CDS encoding acyltransferase has product MSDFSQSYFAHETAVIDEGCTIGEGTKIWHFSHIMPNCAIGRRCNIGQNVVISPDVVLGENVKIQNNVSVYSGVVCEDDVFLGPSMVFTNVLNPRSAINRRGEYQKTLVQKGASIGANATIVCGNTIGSYALIGAGAVVTKDVAPYALVYGNPSRQRGWVSEAGHKLTFDETQKAICPETYEVYQLENNTVTKLYI; this is encoded by the coding sequence ATGTCTGATTTTTCTCAATCGTATTTTGCCCATGAAACTGCCGTCATTGATGAGGGCTGTACCATTGGCGAGGGCACCAAAATCTGGCACTTCTCGCATATTATGCCCAATTGCGCTATTGGCAGACGCTGTAACATTGGGCAGAACGTGGTCATTTCGCCAGACGTGGTGCTGGGCGAAAACGTGAAAATTCAGAACAACGTCTCTGTCTACAGTGGAGTGGTGTGTGAGGATGATGTGTTCTTGGGGCCTTCCATGGTGTTTACCAACGTGTTAAACCCTAGAAGTGCTATCAACCGGAGAGGCGAGTACCAGAAAACCCTGGTGCAGAAAGGTGCTAGCATTGGTGCCAACGCCACTATCGTGTGCGGAAACACCATCGGGTCCTATGCCTTGATTGGGGCCGGAGCGGTCGTGACCAAAGACGTGGCCCCTTATGCGTTAGTATATGGCAATCCGTCCAGGCAGCGCGGGTGGGTGAGCGAGGCGGGTCATAAATTGACCTTTGATGAAACGCAAAAGGCTATCTGCCCAGAGACCTACGAAGTATATCAATTAGAAAACAATACAGTAACCAAGTTATACATTTAA
- a CDS encoding nucleotide sugar dehydrogenase: MYQQLLNKEAKLAVIGLGYVGLPIALEFAKKISVIGFDINEKRVEMMRNNIDPSGELEASAFEGTDITFTHKLDVLKEARFFIVAVPTPIDAYALPDLKPLLGASSTVGKVLKEGDYVVYESTVYPGCTEEDCIPVLERESGLKFPTDFKVGYSPERINPGDKEHTLTKIVKVVSGCDAESLDVVAKVYELVIEAGVHRASSIKVAEAAKIIENTQRDVNIALMNELSIIFDRMNINTYEVLEASGTKWNFLKFFPGLVGGHCIGVDPYYLTYKAKALGYDSKIILSGRTLNDGMGAYVASKAIKMMIKEGKAISKAKVLVMGATFKENVEDIRNSKVADVINELKSFGVQVDVVDPYADSAELEHEYGFALQENPTNDYDAIVVAVNHKDYLGFDEEYFKSISTDHPIVIDLKGIYRGKVNSLPYWSL; encoded by the coding sequence GTGTATCAGCAACTACTTAACAAAGAGGCCAAGCTAGCAGTAATCGGATTAGGATATGTGGGACTTCCCATTGCATTGGAGTTCGCAAAGAAGATCAGCGTGATTGGGTTTGACATCAACGAGAAGCGCGTGGAGATGATGCGCAACAACATTGATCCGAGCGGAGAACTGGAGGCATCTGCCTTTGAAGGCACGGACATTACTTTCACGCATAAGTTGGACGTTTTAAAAGAAGCCCGTTTCTTCATAGTAGCCGTGCCAACCCCCATAGACGCTTATGCCCTACCGGATCTAAAGCCTCTTCTGGGCGCCTCTTCCACGGTAGGCAAGGTGCTGAAGGAAGGTGATTACGTGGTGTATGAGTCTACCGTTTACCCAGGCTGTACCGAGGAGGACTGCATTCCTGTACTGGAGCGCGAGTCTGGCCTGAAATTCCCGACCGACTTCAAAGTGGGCTATTCGCCGGAGCGCATCAACCCAGGCGACAAGGAGCACACGCTTACCAAGATCGTGAAAGTGGTTTCTGGTTGCGATGCGGAGTCTCTGGATGTGGTTGCCAAGGTGTATGAACTGGTGATTGAGGCTGGCGTGCACCGCGCATCTTCCATCAAAGTAGCAGAAGCAGCCAAGATCATTGAAAACACCCAGCGTGACGTGAACATCGCGCTGATGAACGAGCTTTCCATCATCTTTGACCGGATGAATATTAATACCTATGAAGTGTTGGAGGCCTCAGGCACCAAGTGGAACTTCTTAAAGTTCTTCCCAGGGCTGGTAGGTGGCCACTGCATTGGGGTGGATCCTTACTATCTCACGTACAAGGCCAAGGCCCTGGGCTACGACTCTAAGATTATCCTGAGCGGCCGTACCCTCAATGACGGTATGGGCGCCTATGTGGCCAGCAAGGCCATCAAGATGATGATCAAGGAAGGGAAAGCCATCTCCAAGGCCAAGGTGCTGGTAATGGGAGCCACCTTCAAAGAGAACGTGGAGGACATCCGCAACTCTAAAGTAGCAGATGTTATTAATGAACTGAAGAGCTTCGGGGTGCAGGTAGACGTGGTAGATCCGTATGCGGACTCTGCGGAGTTGGAGCATGAGTATGGCTTTGCCCTTCAGGAGAACCCGACCAACGACTATGATGCCATTGTGGTGGCGGTGAATCACAAAGACTACCTGGGCTTTGACGAGGAGTACTTCAAGAGCATCTCCACCGACCATCCGATCGTGATTGACTTGAAAGGAATATACCGTGGCAAGGTTAATTCTTTGCCTTATTGGAGTTTATAA